A genomic region of Streptomyces sp. NBC_00247 contains the following coding sequences:
- a CDS encoding RNA 2'-phosphotransferase → MDDRRTVKVSKYLSRHLRHQPERIGLTLDPNGWVNVAELLEAAARNNFPITRAELEHVIEVNDKQRFALEGDRLRANQGHTVAVDLDLPPAEPPPFLYHGTVARSLPDIRAEGLRPMARHHVHLSPDRETATRVGARRGSPVVLSVDAGAMHRAGHVFRVSANGVWLAESVPPAYLRFPG, encoded by the coding sequence ATGGATGACAGACGCACCGTGAAGGTGTCGAAGTACCTCTCCCGGCACCTGCGACATCAGCCGGAGCGCATCGGGCTGACGCTCGATCCGAACGGTTGGGTGAACGTCGCGGAGCTGCTGGAGGCCGCGGCCCGCAACAACTTCCCGATCACGCGGGCCGAACTCGAGCACGTGATCGAGGTCAACGACAAGCAGCGCTTCGCCCTGGAGGGGGACCGCTTGCGCGCCAACCAGGGCCACACCGTCGCCGTCGACCTGGACCTGCCACCGGCCGAGCCGCCGCCGTTCCTCTACCACGGGACGGTGGCCCGGTCCCTGCCGGACATCCGGGCCGAAGGGCTGCGCCCCATGGCCCGCCACCACGTCCATCTCTCGCCCGACCGCGAGACCGCCACCCGGGTCGGGGCACGGCGTGGCAGCCCCGTGGTGCTCTCCGTGGACGCGGGAGCGATGCACCGCGCCGGTCACGTCTTCCGCGTCAGCGCCAACGGGGTGTGGCTTGCGGAGTCCGTACCCCCCGCATACCTGCGGTTCCCGGGCTGA
- a CDS encoding GAF domain-containing sensor histidine kinase encodes MAERQGHRQGAADRGEVSRSAWDQESLEAATRAARDLQGLSPELTARVPQLLEAMRSVGTGLELHSTLDRICETAAELAHARYAAIGVVDESAEGLLDFVTHGMSAEEARAIGRPPSGHEGLLGALIHDPAPVMLTDLTADPRYAGFPAGHPPMRTFLGVPISVQGQIFGNLYLAEKHHGGEFNEYDLHMVRVLATEAGIAIGNARLYEAARQRERWIDGSVAVTTALLAGGDADDALSVVAEQARRLAGSAAGAVLLPVGEDGADGLEVVAVASDDPSTSLGVIIGPESPVVSALLAGEPVFIDDAATDPRLISRASERYGPNMLLPMRSDGRMLGALSMPRAQGQRPFSAAERTLGVQFAAQAALALMMAEAQRDRERLAVYEDRDRIARDLHDLVIQRLFATGMMLESAQRRSVVPEVREGVGRAVDELDITIQEIRTAIFALQQEPAEAPSGLRVRVLREVNMASVPLGFTPSHRFLGAIDTLVGELTGKNLIAALREALSNAFRHAHASRIEVVVDATATLPDGRDAVRLTVSDDGVGIPEGGRRSGLRNLARRAESLGGASWFGPGLGEDGGGTSVVWEAPL; translated from the coding sequence ATGGCAGAGCGGCAGGGGCACCGGCAGGGCGCGGCGGACCGCGGGGAGGTGAGCCGGAGCGCCTGGGACCAGGAATCGCTCGAAGCGGCCACCCGGGCCGCCCGCGATCTGCAAGGGCTCTCCCCCGAGCTCACCGCCCGAGTGCCGCAACTGCTGGAAGCCATGCGCTCGGTCGGTACGGGCCTGGAACTGCACTCCACGCTCGACCGCATCTGCGAGACCGCCGCCGAACTGGCCCACGCCCGGTACGCCGCGATCGGTGTCGTGGACGAGTCCGCCGAAGGGCTCCTCGACTTCGTCACCCACGGCATGTCGGCCGAGGAGGCGCGCGCGATCGGACGCCCTCCCAGCGGCCACGAAGGGCTCCTCGGGGCGCTCATCCACGACCCGGCTCCGGTGATGCTGACCGACCTGACCGCCGACCCGCGCTACGCCGGGTTCCCCGCGGGGCATCCCCCGATGCGCACCTTCCTGGGCGTCCCCATCAGCGTCCAGGGGCAGATCTTCGGCAATCTGTACCTCGCCGAGAAACACCACGGCGGTGAGTTCAACGAGTACGACCTGCACATGGTCCGGGTGCTCGCCACGGAGGCGGGCATCGCCATCGGCAACGCCCGCCTCTACGAGGCGGCCCGTCAGCGCGAGCGGTGGATCGACGGATCGGTCGCGGTCACCACGGCGTTGCTCGCGGGCGGGGACGCGGACGACGCTCTGAGCGTCGTCGCCGAGCAGGCCCGCAGGCTGGCCGGCTCGGCCGCCGGTGCCGTTCTGCTGCCGGTGGGAGAGGACGGGGCGGACGGGCTGGAAGTCGTCGCGGTCGCCTCCGACGATCCCTCCACCTCGCTGGGCGTGATCATCGGGCCGGAGAGCCCGGTGGTGTCCGCGCTGCTGGCCGGGGAGCCCGTGTTCATCGACGACGCCGCGACCGACCCGCGCCTGATCAGCCGCGCGTCCGAGCGGTACGGCCCGAACATGCTGCTGCCGATGCGCAGCGACGGCCGGATGCTCGGGGCGCTGTCCATGCCCCGGGCGCAGGGGCAGCGCCCGTTCAGCGCGGCGGAACGCACCCTCGGGGTGCAGTTCGCGGCACAGGCGGCGCTGGCGCTGATGATGGCGGAGGCGCAGCGCGACCGGGAGCGGCTCGCGGTGTACGAGGACCGCGACCGGATCGCCCGGGACCTCCACGACCTGGTGATCCAGCGGCTGTTCGCCACCGGGATGATGCTGGAGAGCGCTCAGCGCCGCTCGGTGGTGCCGGAGGTGCGGGAGGGCGTCGGCCGGGCCGTGGACGAGCTGGACATCACCATCCAGGAGATCCGCACCGCCATCTTCGCCCTCCAGCAGGAGCCCGCCGAGGCGCCGTCCGGGCTGCGGGTCCGAGTGCTGCGCGAGGTCAACATGGCGTCGGTGCCCCTCGGCTTCACGCCCTCGCACCGCTTTCTGGGGGCGATCGACACCCTGGTGGGCGAGCTCACCGGGAAGAACCTGATCGCGGCCCTGCGCGAGGCCCTCTCCAACGCCTTCCGGCACGCCCACGCCTCGCGGATCGAGGTGGTCGTCGACGCCACGGCCACCCTGCCGGACGGGCGGGACGCCGTCCGGCTGACGGTCTCGGACGACGGAGTCGGTATCCCGGAGGGCGGCCGCCGGAGCGGTCTGCGCAACCTGGCCCGCAGGGCTGAGTCGCTGGGCGGGGCGAGCTGGTTCGGCCCGGGGCTCGGGGAGGACGGCGGCGGTACGTCGGTGGTCTGGGAGGCGCCGCTCTGA
- the cydD gene encoding thiol reductant ABC exporter subunit CydD, whose product MKPIDPRLFRYARATRFFLMAVVALGAVGAVLVIAQAMLVAEIVVGGFEDGLSVSGLRTPLILLVAVAAGRALVAWLTELAAHRASAAVKSELRGRLLERAAQLGPGWLDGQRTGSLVALATRGVDALDDYFSRYLPQLGLAVVVPVAVLARIVTEDWVSAAIIVITLPLIPAFMMLIGWATQSRMDRQWKLLSRLSGHFLDVVAGLPTLKVFGRAKAQAESIRKITSEYRLATVRTLRIAFLSSFALELLATLSVALVAVTIGMRLVNGELDLYIGLLVLILAPEAYLPIRQVGAQYHAAAEGLSAAEEIFAVLETELPVAGTADVPGSLRIELAGVTVRHQGRIGASPADASLVVEPGETVALVGPSGAGKSTLLDVVLGFTSPDAGAVRVGGVDLATLSPERWREHIAWVPQRPVLFAGTVAENVRLARPDADDAAVAAALRDAGAHEFVGLLPEGERTLLGEDGAGLSAGQRQRLALARAFLADRPVLLLDEPTASLDGATEAGIVDAVRRLAQGRTVLLVAHRPALLPLADRVVTLEPAATGEAVVGTGPIGTEPGDAETPARSAPAPTTPETLRETETLRGNESLRETEDLRETTPRTGEVLARVRAAAGARRRRLALALLLGSLALGSSVGLMAVSGWLISRASEQPPVLYLMVAVTATRAFGIGRAFFRYAERLVSHDTVLQLLAELRVAVYRGLERVTPAGLRTTRRGDLLSRLVADVDELQDYWLRWLLPAGTAVVVGLASAGFLGMLLPEAGVVLAVALLLAGAGVPLVSGAVADRAERRLAPARADLAVRVTDLLGGTAELTVAGALPSRTARVREADGVLTRIAARAASATALGGGLSSLLSGLTVVACALVALPAVHGGRLGGLELAVVLLTPLAAFEAVNGMPLAVQYRRRARRSAERVYEVLDAPVPVREPAHPAPAPVTPFPLEVRGLTARYPEAERPALDSVDLTLEQGRRIAVVGPSGSGKTTLAQVLLRFLDAERGTYRLGGTDASALDGDTVRRYVGLCAQDAHVFDSSVRENLRLARTDATEEDLRNALAGARLLDWTDSLPDGLDTLVGEHGARLSGGQRQRLALARALLADFPVLVLDEPAEHLDIATADALTEDLLDVTRGRTTVLITHRLAGLDAVDEVVVLDGGRVVQRGTHAELAAVDGPLRRMLEREREADLRAVRPLEPAGTVAA is encoded by the coding sequence GTGAAACCGATCGATCCGCGTCTCTTCCGGTACGCCCGTGCCACCCGCTTCTTTCTGATGGCCGTGGTGGCGCTGGGCGCGGTGGGTGCGGTGCTGGTCATCGCCCAGGCGATGTTGGTGGCCGAGATCGTGGTCGGCGGGTTCGAGGACGGGCTGAGCGTCTCCGGTCTCCGTACCCCCCTGATCCTGCTGGTCGCCGTCGCGGCGGGCCGGGCGCTGGTCGCTTGGCTCACCGAGCTGGCCGCGCACCGGGCGAGTGCGGCGGTCAAGTCCGAGCTGCGTGGCCGGTTGCTGGAGCGGGCCGCACAGCTCGGTCCCGGGTGGCTGGACGGGCAGCGCACCGGGTCGCTCGTCGCCCTCGCGACCCGCGGTGTCGACGCGCTGGACGACTACTTCTCGCGCTATCTCCCGCAGCTCGGACTCGCGGTGGTGGTACCCGTCGCGGTCCTCGCGCGCATCGTCACCGAGGACTGGGTCTCGGCCGCGATCATCGTGATCACGCTGCCGCTCATCCCCGCTTTCATGATGCTGATCGGCTGGGCCACCCAGTCCCGGATGGACCGGCAGTGGAAGCTGCTCTCCCGGCTCTCCGGCCACTTCTTGGACGTGGTGGCAGGGCTGCCCACGCTCAAGGTCTTCGGCCGGGCGAAGGCACAGGCCGAGTCGATCCGGAAGATCACCTCGGAGTACCGGCTGGCGACCGTGCGGACCCTGCGGATCGCGTTCCTCTCCTCCTTCGCGTTGGAGCTGCTGGCGACCCTCTCGGTGGCCCTCGTCGCCGTGACGATCGGCATGAGGCTCGTCAACGGCGAACTCGACCTCTACATCGGCCTGCTGGTGCTGATTCTCGCCCCCGAGGCGTATCTGCCGATCCGTCAGGTCGGCGCGCAGTACCACGCGGCGGCGGAGGGGCTGTCGGCCGCGGAGGAGATCTTCGCCGTGCTGGAGACCGAGCTCCCGGTGGCGGGTACGGCGGACGTGCCGGGGTCGCTCCGTATCGAGCTGGCCGGGGTGACGGTCCGGCACCAGGGCCGGATCGGGGCCTCCCCGGCGGATGCCTCCCTGGTGGTCGAGCCGGGGGAAACGGTGGCGCTGGTCGGCCCGAGCGGGGCCGGCAAGTCCACGTTGCTCGATGTGGTCCTCGGCTTCACGTCGCCGGACGCGGGGGCCGTACGGGTGGGTGGCGTGGATCTCGCCACCCTCTCTCCCGAACGCTGGCGCGAGCACATCGCCTGGGTCCCGCAGCGTCCTGTCCTCTTCGCCGGCACCGTCGCGGAGAACGTGCGCCTCGCCCGGCCGGACGCCGACGACGCCGCCGTGGCCGCCGCGCTGCGGGACGCGGGTGCCCACGAGTTCGTCGGCCTGCTGCCCGAAGGGGAGCGGACCCTCCTCGGGGAGGACGGCGCCGGGCTCTCCGCCGGGCAGCGCCAGAGGCTCGCGCTGGCCCGCGCCTTCCTCGCCGACCGGCCGGTACTGCTGCTCGACGAGCCGACCGCGAGCCTGGACGGCGCGACGGAGGCGGGCATCGTGGACGCGGTGCGCCGACTGGCCCAGGGCCGTACCGTCCTGCTGGTCGCGCACCGCCCCGCGCTGCTGCCGCTGGCCGATCGCGTCGTGACGCTGGAGCCGGCCGCCACCGGCGAAGCCGTCGTGGGTACGGGGCCTATCGGTACGGAACCCGGGGACGCGGAGACACCCGCGCGGTCGGCACCCGCCCCCACCACCCCCGAGACCCTGCGGGAGACCGAGACCCTGCGGGGGAACGAAAGCCTGCGGGAGACCGAGGACCTGCGAGAGACCACGCCCCGTACCGGCGAGGTGCTCGCACGGGTCCGCGCGGCGGCGGGCGCCCGGCGCCGGCGGCTGGCCCTCGCCCTGCTGCTGGGCAGCCTCGCGCTCGGCTCCTCGGTGGGGCTGATGGCGGTGTCCGGCTGGCTGATCTCCCGCGCCTCCGAACAGCCCCCGGTCCTCTATCTGATGGTCGCCGTCACCGCGACCCGCGCCTTCGGCATCGGCCGGGCCTTCTTCCGTTACGCCGAACGTCTCGTCTCCCACGACACCGTGCTCCAGCTGCTCGCCGAACTGCGCGTCGCCGTCTACCGAGGGCTGGAGCGTGTGACACCCGCCGGACTGCGCACCACCCGCCGGGGCGACCTGCTCTCCCGGCTGGTGGCGGACGTGGACGAACTCCAGGACTACTGGCTCCGCTGGTTGCTGCCCGCCGGTACCGCCGTGGTCGTCGGCCTGGCCTCGGCGGGCTTCCTCGGGATGCTCCTCCCGGAGGCGGGCGTGGTCCTCGCCGTAGCGCTGCTGCTCGCCGGAGCGGGTGTGCCGCTGGTCAGCGGGGCGGTCGCCGACAGGGCGGAACGCCGGCTCGCCCCGGCCCGTGCCGACCTCGCGGTCCGGGTCACCGACCTGCTCGGCGGCACGGCCGAGCTGACCGTCGCCGGTGCTCTGCCCTCGCGCACCGCGCGGGTGCGGGAGGCCGACGGGGTCCTCACCCGGATCGCCGCCCGCGCCGCTTCCGCCACCGCGCTCGGCGGTGGTCTCTCCTCGCTCCTGAGCGGGCTGACCGTGGTCGCCTGTGCCCTGGTGGCGCTGCCCGCCGTGCACGGCGGACGGCTCGGCGGCCTGGAACTCGCGGTCGTCCTGCTCACCCCGCTCGCCGCCTTCGAGGCCGTGAACGGGATGCCGCTCGCCGTGCAGTACCGACGGCGGGCCCGCCGGAGCGCGGAGCGGGTGTACGAGGTGCTGGACGCCCCCGTCCCCGTACGGGAACCCGCCCACCCCGCCCCGGCCCCCGTCACCCCCTTCCCACTGGAAGTACGCGGCCTGACGGCCCGCTACCCGGAAGCGGAGCGGCCCGCTCTGGACTCGGTCGACCTGACCCTGGAGCAGGGGCGCCGGATCGCCGTCGTGGGCCCGTCCGGCTCCGGCAAGACCACCCTCGCGCAGGTCCTGCTCCGCTTCCTGGACGCGGAGCGGGGCACCTACCGGCTCGGCGGCACGGACGCCTCCGCGCTCGACGGCGACACGGTCCGTCGGTACGTCGGGCTCTGCGCCCAGGACGCGCACGTCTTCGACAGCTCGGTACGCGAGAACCTGCGGCTCGCCCGCACCGACGCAACCGAGGAGGACCTGCGGAACGCGCTCGCCGGGGCGCGGCTGCTCGACTGGACCGACTCGCTGCCGGACGGGCTCGACACCCTGGTGGGCGAACACGGCGCCCGGCTCTCCGGCGGCCAGCGGCAGCGCCTCGCGCTGGCCCGCGCCCTGCTCGCCGACTTCCCCGTCCTCGTACTCGACGAGCCCGCCGAACACCTCGACATCGCCACGGCGGACGCGCTGACCGAGGACCTCCTCGACGTCACCCGAGGGCGCACCACCGTGCTCATCACCCACCGTCTGGCAGGCCTCGACGCGGTGGACGAGGTCGTGGTGCTGGACGGCGGACGCGTGGTCCAGCGCGGCACCCACGCCGAGCTGGCCGCGGTGGACGGGCCGCTGCGCCGGATGCTGGAGCGCGAACGGGAGGCGGACCTGCGCGCGGTGCGCCCGCTCGAACCTGCCGGAACGGTGGCTGCCTGA
- a CDS encoding Cof-type HAD-IIB family hydrolase, translated as MRENGRVTTPTDAPPAAVPRLIATDLDGTLLRDDKTLSARTIAALVAAERAGVHVLFVTGRPPRWMDAVVSHLPEHGTAICANGAAVVDLSAGGRLIRVHPLGRAEALDVVHRVRAAAPGTTFAVEFTTGLHYEPLYPPFHKNPWATVAPVEKLLDEETPGAGAPVLKLLAHHTAIAPDAFLALAREAAGDRVSFTRSSPSALLEAGGAGVSKARTLAEYCAERGVLPEEVVAFGDMPNDVEMLNWAGTSYAMANAHPAAVSAASGRTLTNEEDGVAVVLERLLAAR; from the coding sequence ATGCGGGAGAATGGCAGGGTGACCACGCCTACCGACGCACCGCCTGCCGCCGTGCCCCGGCTGATAGCCACCGATCTGGACGGCACGCTGCTGCGCGACGACAAGACGTTGTCGGCACGCACGATCGCCGCCCTCGTGGCAGCCGAACGCGCGGGCGTGCACGTCCTCTTCGTCACGGGGCGCCCGCCCCGATGGATGGACGCGGTGGTGTCCCACCTGCCCGAACACGGGACCGCGATCTGCGCGAACGGCGCCGCGGTGGTCGACCTGAGCGCCGGTGGCCGGCTGATCAGGGTCCACCCGCTCGGCCGGGCCGAAGCACTCGACGTCGTGCACCGGGTACGGGCCGCCGCGCCCGGCACCACGTTCGCGGTCGAGTTCACCACCGGCCTCCACTACGAACCGCTCTACCCGCCGTTCCACAAAAACCCCTGGGCGACCGTGGCCCCCGTGGAGAAGCTGCTGGACGAGGAGACACCGGGCGCGGGCGCTCCCGTGCTGAAGCTACTCGCCCACCACACGGCGATCGCCCCCGACGCCTTCCTCGCCCTGGCCCGCGAGGCCGCCGGGGACCGGGTCTCCTTCACCCGGTCCAGCCCTTCCGCGCTGCTGGAGGCCGGTGGGGCGGGCGTCTCCAAGGCCCGCACGCTCGCGGAGTACTGCGCCGAGCGCGGGGTGCTGCCCGAGGAGGTCGTCGCCTTCGGCGACATGCCGAACGACGTCGAGATGCTGAACTGGGCCGGCACCTCGTACGCGATGGCCAACGCCCATCCGGCCGCCGTGTCCGCCGCGTCGGGACGGACGCTCACCAACGAGGAGGACGGTGTGGCGGTCGTCCTCGAACGCCTCCTCGCCGCCCGCTGA
- a CDS encoding SDR family oxidoreductase, whose amino-acid sequence MHLPGARERWVRTGGIELCVAELGNPDRPTVVLVHGYPDSKEVWSRVAGALAEQWHVVLYDVRGHGRSTAPKPLRGGFTLEKLTDDFLAVVDAVSPDRPVHLVGHDWGSVQSWEFATVGRTKGRIASFTSMSGPSLDHFGHWIQDRLTRPTPRSVFQLAGQGAKSWYVYLLHTPVLPELAWRGPLGRRWPDILERLEKVPAGEYPTASLPRDAAHGAWLYRDNVRTRLRRPRPDAHAHVPVQLITPTGDAFLSESLYDDLDRWAPSLVRRRLPAQHWVPRTRPDQLASWISEFAAAQESTGTGRTVAKDPLGSGPYADRFGGQLVLVTGAADGIGRATALAFAEAGARVVAVDRDAAGAARTARTARLVGAPASWAETVEPGDEHAVEKLGAKVAAEYGTVDVLVNVPVDSAGTAPSGAFLETTAEEWRGFLDAGLMGIVHSCRVFGGRMAERGQGGHIVNVLPANPGAQYRSPGLAAHGTAQAAVLALSLGLRAELGPRTVSVSAVRPGTTDSGGVPIGRSSGREAGASSERSGTLAAERVVEAVLEAVVRDQPLMEVPGRRKGLAGLLRGGGRHGTAVPRKRS is encoded by the coding sequence ATGCATCTGCCGGGAGCGCGTGAGCGCTGGGTCCGTACGGGCGGCATCGAGCTCTGCGTGGCCGAGCTGGGGAATCCGGACCGGCCGACCGTGGTGCTGGTGCACGGCTATCCGGACAGCAAGGAGGTGTGGTCGCGGGTCGCCGGGGCGCTGGCCGAGCAGTGGCACGTGGTGCTCTACGACGTACGCGGACACGGCCGTTCGACCGCGCCGAAGCCGCTGCGGGGCGGGTTCACGCTGGAGAAGCTGACCGACGACTTCCTGGCCGTGGTGGACGCGGTGAGCCCGGACCGGCCGGTGCATCTGGTGGGCCACGACTGGGGATCGGTGCAGTCCTGGGAGTTCGCCACGGTAGGCCGGACAAAGGGCAGGATCGCCTCCTTCACCTCGATGTCCGGACCCTCGCTGGACCACTTCGGGCACTGGATCCAGGACCGCCTGACCCGGCCCACCCCCCGGTCCGTGTTCCAGCTCGCCGGCCAGGGCGCCAAATCCTGGTACGTCTACCTGCTGCACACCCCGGTCCTGCCCGAACTCGCCTGGCGGGGACCGCTGGGACGCCGGTGGCCGGACATCCTGGAGCGGCTGGAGAAGGTACCGGCGGGCGAGTACCCCACCGCCTCGCTCCCCCGGGACGCCGCCCACGGCGCCTGGCTCTACCGCGACAACGTCCGTACCCGGCTGCGCAGGCCGCGCCCCGACGCCCACGCCCACGTACCGGTACAGCTGATCACGCCGACCGGCGACGCCTTTCTGTCGGAGTCCCTCTACGACGACCTGGACCGGTGGGCTCCGTCCCTGGTCCGCCGCCGGCTGCCCGCCCAGCACTGGGTGCCCCGCACCCGTCCGGATCAACTGGCCTCCTGGATCTCCGAGTTCGCCGCCGCACAGGAATCCACCGGGACCGGCCGGACGGTGGCGAAGGATCCGCTGGGCTCCGGCCCGTACGCGGACCGGTTCGGCGGGCAGCTGGTGCTGGTGACGGGCGCGGCCGACGGCATCGGACGGGCCACCGCCCTGGCGTTCGCCGAGGCCGGTGCGCGGGTGGTGGCCGTGGACCGGGACGCGGCGGGCGCCGCCCGTACCGCGCGGACGGCCCGGCTCGTCGGGGCACCGGCGTCCTGGGCGGAGACCGTCGAACCGGGCGACGAGCACGCGGTGGAGAAGCTCGGCGCGAAGGTCGCTGCGGAGTACGGCACCGTGGACGTGCTGGTCAATGTTCCGGTCGATTCCGCCGGTACGGCCCCGTCCGGGGCCTTCCTGGAGACCACGGCCGAGGAGTGGCGGGGCTTCCTCGACGCGGGGCTCATGGGTATCGTCCACAGCTGCCGGGTGTTCGGCGGGCGGATGGCCGAGCGCGGCCAGGGCGGCCACATCGTCAACGTGCTCCCGGCCAACCCCGGTGCGCAGTACCGCAGTCCGGGGTTGGCCGCCCACGGCACGGCGCAGGCCGCCGTCCTCGCGCTCAGCCTGGGCCTGCGGGCCGAGCTGGGGCCCCGTACGGTCTCGGTGAGCGCGGTGCGACCGGGGACGACCGACTCCGGAGGGGTTCCCATCGGCCGGAGTTCGGGACGAGAGGCGGGCGCCTCGTCGGAGCGGTCCGGGACCCTCGCGGCGGAGCGTGTCGTCGAGGCGGTCCTGGAGGCGGTGGTCCGCGATCAGCCGCTCATGGAGGTACCGGGCCGACGCAAGGGCCTCGCCGGACTGCTCCGGGGCGGCGGCAGGCACGGCACGGCAGTACCGCGCAAGCGGAGCTGA
- a CDS encoding LLM class flavin-dependent oxidoreductase, with protein sequence MRLSTVILPVHRWGEGQKIWRRAEELGFHAAYTYDHLSWRSFREKTWFGAIPTLTAAAVATETMRLGTLVTSPNFRHPVTLAKELISLDDISGGRVTLGIGAGGNGFDATALGQDPWTPRERADRFGEFVPLLDRLLTEGAVSQQGAFYTAQEARNVPGCVQSPRLPFAVAATGPRGLRLAARYGQAWVTTGDPKLFDDGTPEQSVEALRGQIGRLGAACAEAGRDVAELDKILLTAFTPDRNRPLESVEAFVDFAGRHRDLGFTELVVHWPIPDSDFDTDPVVFERIATEALGRLG encoded by the coding sequence ATGCGTCTGAGCACCGTGATCCTCCCTGTCCACCGATGGGGCGAAGGACAGAAGATCTGGCGGCGGGCCGAAGAACTCGGTTTCCACGCCGCCTACACGTACGACCACCTGTCGTGGCGGTCGTTCCGGGAGAAGACGTGGTTCGGGGCGATCCCGACGCTGACGGCAGCGGCCGTCGCCACCGAAACCATGCGGCTCGGCACCCTCGTGACCTCGCCGAACTTCCGGCATCCGGTGACGCTCGCCAAGGAACTCATCTCGCTCGACGACATCTCGGGCGGCCGGGTCACCCTCGGCATCGGAGCGGGCGGGAACGGCTTCGACGCCACGGCGCTCGGCCAGGACCCGTGGACCCCGCGCGAGCGGGCGGATCGTTTCGGCGAGTTCGTACCGCTGCTGGACCGGCTGCTCACCGAGGGTGCGGTCTCGCAGCAGGGCGCCTTCTACACGGCGCAGGAGGCCCGGAACGTCCCCGGCTGCGTCCAGTCGCCCCGGCTGCCGTTCGCCGTTGCCGCGACCGGCCCGCGAGGGCTGAGGCTGGCCGCCCGGTACGGGCAGGCGTGGGTGACCACGGGGGACCCGAAGCTGTTCGATGACGGCACGCCGGAGCAGTCCGTGGAGGCGCTGCGCGGCCAGATCGGCAGGCTCGGCGCGGCGTGCGCGGAGGCCGGCCGGGACGTGGCGGAGCTCGACAAGATCCTGCTCACCGCCTTCACCCCCGACCGTAACCGTCCGCTGGAGTCGGTCGAGGCGTTCGTGGACTTCGCGGGCCGCCACCGGGACCTGGGCTTCACCGAACTGGTCGTCCACTGGCCGATCCCGGACTCGGACTTCGACACCGACCCGGTCGTCTTCGAGCGGATCGCCACCGAGGCGCTCGGCCGGCTGGGCTGA
- the cydB gene encoding cytochrome d ubiquinol oxidase subunit II, giving the protein MELHDVWFVLIAVLWTGYFFLEGFDFGIGVLTKVLARDRKERRVLINTIGPVWDGNEVWLLSAGGATFAAFPDWYATLFSGFYLPLLIILLCLILRGVAFEYRAKRPEERWQTNWEHAIFWTSLIPAVLWGVAFGNIVRGVKIDAHMEYVGGFWDLLNPFALLGGAVTLTLFTFHGAVFAALKTVGEIRVRARRFALRLGFLTAVLALGFLIWTQVRTGDGWSLLAMAVAVLALAGAIVAIAAGREGWSFALSGLTITAAVAMLFLALFPDVMPSSLNGAWSLTVTNASSTPYTLTIMTWCAGIATPLVLLYQGWTYWVFRKRIGTQHIADAH; this is encoded by the coding sequence ATGGAACTCCACGACGTCTGGTTCGTCCTCATAGCCGTCCTCTGGACCGGTTACTTCTTCCTGGAGGGCTTCGACTTCGGCATCGGGGTCCTGACCAAGGTGCTGGCCCGTGACCGCAAGGAGCGTCGGGTCCTGATCAACACGATCGGACCCGTCTGGGACGGCAACGAGGTCTGGCTGCTCAGCGCCGGAGGCGCCACCTTCGCGGCCTTTCCCGACTGGTACGCCACCCTCTTCTCCGGCTTCTACCTGCCCCTGCTGATCATCCTGCTCTGCCTGATCCTCCGGGGCGTCGCCTTCGAGTACCGGGCGAAGCGACCGGAGGAGCGCTGGCAGACCAACTGGGAACACGCGATCTTCTGGACCTCGCTGATCCCCGCCGTCCTCTGGGGCGTGGCCTTCGGCAACATCGTGCGCGGCGTCAAGATCGACGCGCACATGGAGTACGTGGGCGGGTTCTGGGACCTCCTCAACCCCTTCGCACTGCTCGGCGGGGCGGTGACGCTCACCCTCTTCACCTTCCACGGAGCGGTGTTCGCGGCCCTGAAGACGGTCGGGGAGATCCGCGTCCGGGCCCGGAGGTTCGCGCTGCGGCTGGGGTTCCTCACCGCGGTCCTGGCGCTGGGCTTCCTGATCTGGACGCAGGTGCGCACCGGTGACGGCTGGTCGCTGCTCGCGATGGCCGTCGCCGTCCTGGCCCTGGCCGGAGCGATCGTGGCCATCGCCGCCGGGCGTGAGGGCTGGTCGTTCGCGCTCTCGGGGCTCACCATCACCGCGGCCGTGGCGATGCTCTTCCTGGCGCTCTTCCCGGACGTCATGCCGTCCTCGCTGAACGGCGCGTGGAGCCTCACCGTCACCAATGCCTCGTCCACGCCCTACACGCTCACGATCATGACCTGGTGCGCGGGGATCGCCACGCCCCTGGTCCTGCTCTACCAGGGCTGGACCTACTGGGTGTTCCGCAAGCGCATCGGCACCCAGCACATCGCCGACGCGCATTAA